The Saccharopolyspora gloriosae genome has a segment encoding these proteins:
- a CDS encoding DUF2848 domain-containing protein: MFPLRFDVAGASVEVPVRTLLNAGYAGRSQDDVAAHVAELAELGVPAPTRTPCLYPVAPYLAMQTADVPVQHARTSGEAEWALIIAGQGEEDVLLTVACDHTDRELEVHGVAWSKQAGPDVLGSRAWRLIDVADRIDSLTLTAQVGGRRIQHGTLGELLSPQYWLEELRNLELAEVGTVLLSGTIPMDTTVDQFADSWRVDLTDPASGDVLTCDYTVRQLPAPIA, encoded by the coding sequence ATGTTTCCGCTTCGTTTCGATGTGGCAGGCGCGTCCGTCGAGGTGCCGGTGCGGACCTTGCTCAACGCCGGATACGCCGGTCGGAGTCAGGACGACGTGGCTGCGCACGTCGCCGAACTCGCCGAGCTCGGGGTGCCTGCACCCACTCGCACTCCGTGCCTGTACCCGGTTGCGCCGTACCTCGCGATGCAGACCGCGGACGTCCCCGTGCAACACGCGCGTACCTCAGGGGAAGCGGAATGGGCGCTGATCATCGCCGGCCAGGGCGAGGAGGACGTGCTGCTCACCGTCGCCTGCGATCACACTGACCGGGAGCTGGAAGTGCACGGCGTCGCCTGGAGCAAGCAGGCCGGACCGGACGTGCTCGGGTCCCGCGCGTGGCGGTTGATCGACGTCGCCGACCGGATCGACTCGCTGACCCTCACCGCTCAGGTCGGCGGCCGACGCATCCAGCACGGCACGCTCGGGGAGCTGCTCAGTCCCCAGTACTGGCTAGAGGAACTGCGGAACCTCGAACTCGCCGAGGTCGGGACGGTGCTGCTGTCCGGCACGATCCCGATGGACACCACCGTCGACCAGTTCGCGGACTCGTGGCGAGTGGATTTGACGGATCCGGCGAGTGGCGACGTTCTGACCTGTGACTACACCGTGCGTCAGCTGCCCGCGCCGATCGCTTAG
- a CDS encoding HNH endonuclease signature motif containing protein has product MEPLVVPQPGVGGPPRVPQPRDEARRAAGGHVDGSAADSHSAAVPGSELGPVMEDLFDRSERPAASRSDAELIAGIRDSEAVARAALSWQAELIAESERRGLHSEAGARSMPVWVRELLNIARGDARSRVVVGRAVAERAAPGGEPLPPALPATAKVLRERDTSLVHAQVIVNSMEKLPPLVGPVQRAEVEELLAEQAKVLSPRELEIAAERLRYLLDQDGALRDERRQVERRELHLTTDRDGMTLLKGRLDRETGAKLQAALEPLAAPRPQNSGERDRRTAGKRNADALADLVEIVLAGDELPRSGGQRPHLTITIAHDQLRESLGDERFGGTIETTGQPITAETARRIACDAELLPVLLDGESRPLDVGRARRSAPPHLRAALLARDGKCAFPSCDHPPGTSEAHHIRHWADGGPTALDNLVMLCAHHHSVTHAQNWKITLDAGRPMFTPPSWIDADRTPRPGNRAHHEPPDLAAR; this is encoded by the coding sequence ATGGAACCCTTGGTCGTGCCGCAGCCCGGTGTGGGCGGTCCGCCGCGTGTGCCGCAGCCGCGCGACGAAGCTCGTCGCGCCGCAGGCGGTCATGTCGACGGTTCGGCCGCGGACTCGCATTCCGCGGCCGTTCCCGGTTCCGAACTCGGACCGGTCATGGAGGACTTGTTCGACCGCTCTGAGCGCCCCGCCGCGTCCCGGTCTGACGCCGAGCTGATCGCGGGCATTCGCGACTCGGAAGCGGTCGCCCGGGCCGCGTTGTCGTGGCAGGCGGAGCTCATCGCGGAATCCGAGCGGCGAGGTCTGCACAGCGAGGCGGGCGCCCGATCGATGCCGGTGTGGGTGCGCGAATTGCTGAACATCGCCCGTGGTGACGCGAGGTCCCGCGTGGTCGTCGGCAGAGCAGTGGCGGAACGCGCCGCGCCCGGCGGCGAGCCGCTGCCGCCCGCGTTGCCCGCGACCGCCAAAGTGCTGCGGGAACGAGACACGAGCCTCGTGCACGCTCAGGTGATCGTCAACAGCATGGAGAAGCTGCCGCCGCTGGTAGGGCCGGTGCAGCGCGCCGAGGTGGAGGAACTTCTCGCCGAACAGGCGAAGGTCCTTTCCCCACGTGAGCTGGAGATCGCAGCCGAGCGGTTGCGCTACCTCCTCGACCAGGACGGTGCGTTGCGCGATGAGCGTCGGCAGGTCGAGCGTCGTGAACTGCACCTGACCACCGACCGGGACGGCATGACCCTGCTGAAGGGCCGGCTGGACCGTGAGACCGGAGCGAAGCTGCAGGCGGCGCTGGAGCCGCTCGCCGCTCCGCGACCCCAGAACTCCGGAGAACGGGATCGTCGAACCGCGGGCAAGCGGAACGCCGACGCGCTCGCCGACCTCGTGGAAATCGTGCTGGCCGGGGACGAACTTCCGCGCAGTGGCGGACAACGTCCGCACCTGACGATCACCATCGCGCACGATCAACTGCGCGAATCCTTGGGCGACGAGCGATTCGGCGGGACGATCGAGACCACCGGGCAACCGATCACAGCGGAAACGGCGCGTCGCATCGCCTGCGACGCGGAGCTGCTGCCGGTCCTGCTGGACGGTGAGAGCCGCCCGCTGGACGTGGGCCGTGCCCGGCGTTCAGCGCCGCCGCACCTGCGTGCCGCATTGCTCGCGCGGGACGGGAAGTGCGCCTTTCCTTCGTGCGACCACCCGCCTGGAACATCCGAGGCGCACCACATTCGGCACTGGGCGGACGGCGGACCCACCGCGCTCGACAACCTGGTCATGCTCTGCGCCCATCACCACTCGGTGACCCACGCCCAGAACTGGAAGATCACGCTTGATGCCGGGCGGCCGATGTTCACTCCGCCGTCGTGGATCGATGCCGACCGAACACCCAGGCCCGGTAACCGGGCGCATCACGAACCACCCGACCTGGCCGCACGATGA
- a CDS encoding SAM-dependent methyltransferase, giving the protein MRERYGRDHRLRQEGFAITSDDELFKELADIHGELDLQRPNAARMYDYFLGGTQNFPADRKAAEQQLNLLPATRVGVRENRAFLRRVVRYCVERGIRQFLDLGSGIPTAGNVHEVAHDDRPDTVIAYVDHEPVAVAHARRLLHGETRVTVTQADLSRPADVLDAPGVTRLLDFDQPLAVLALSVLHFVPDEAAPVGVLDAYRRACAPGSVLALSHASGAGLSTTQVVEGLRIYDQTPTPLSLRPAEQARELLTGWSLIPPGVVSVVDWRPDFDVSEQVRTAVGNGWAAVGMKPPAPQ; this is encoded by the coding sequence GTGAGAGAGCGATACGGTCGCGATCACCGGCTCAGGCAGGAGGGGTTCGCGATCACCAGCGATGACGAGTTGTTCAAGGAGCTGGCCGACATTCACGGTGAACTCGACCTGCAGCGCCCCAACGCCGCGCGCATGTACGACTACTTCCTCGGTGGAACGCAGAACTTCCCCGCAGACCGGAAAGCCGCCGAGCAGCAGCTGAACCTGCTTCCGGCGACGCGAGTCGGGGTGCGCGAGAACCGGGCGTTCCTGCGCCGCGTCGTGCGCTACTGCGTGGAACGCGGCATCCGTCAATTCCTCGACCTCGGTTCGGGGATTCCCACCGCCGGCAACGTGCATGAGGTCGCGCACGATGACAGGCCCGACACCGTGATCGCCTACGTCGATCATGAGCCGGTCGCCGTCGCGCACGCCCGACGGTTGCTGCACGGCGAAACGCGGGTGACGGTCACCCAGGCCGACCTGTCCCGCCCAGCCGACGTGCTCGATGCCCCCGGGGTTACCCGGCTGCTGGACTTCGATCAGCCGCTCGCGGTGCTGGCGTTGTCGGTGCTGCATTTCGTGCCCGACGAGGCGGCCCCGGTGGGCGTCCTCGACGCGTATCGCCGCGCCTGCGCGCCCGGCAGTGTTCTCGCGTTGAGCCACGCCTCCGGCGCCGGCCTGTCCACGACGCAGGTGGTCGAGGGATTGCGCATCTACGATCAGACCCCGACCCCGCTGAGCCTGCGTCCCGCGGAGCAGGCGCGGGAGCTGCTCACCGGCTGGTCGTTGATCCCGCCGGGCGTGGTGTCCGTGGTGGATTGGCGCCCGGACTTCGACGTCAGCGAGCAGGTCCGCACGGCAGTCGGCAACGGCTGGGCGGCCGTCGGGATGAAACCTCCGGCTCCGCAATGA
- a CDS encoding M14 family metallopeptidase, protein MSSARRRATAVAAAASLALLLPVQASVAAPQPRPAPETAAAGVYTVPGTDSRIRTDINASGANVLGAKDGVATVEATPAQAEELRSNGLDLQTQAAPRDFPPGDEAYHNYDEMVAELDKITADHPELAAKSSLGKSFEGRDIPLLKISDNVAQDEDEPEVLFDCNQHAREHLTTEMCLQIANRLTDEYADPAVKESVDNREVWIVPSVNVDGSTYDVESGEYQGWRKNRQDTGTDLNRNWGYLWGCCGGASDDPQDETYRGPEAFSAPETKALADFIDSRVIGGAQQIKSAIDFHTFSELVLWPFGHTQDDVSEGMTQQEYDRFEKVGTEMANSNGYTPQQSSDLYTTDGDSLDWMWGKHKILAFTLEMYPSSGGIDGFYPPGDVIERETARNNAAVDIVLREAGA, encoded by the coding sequence ATGTCCAGCGCACGGCGCAGAGCAACGGCGGTGGCGGCCGCCGCGTCCTTGGCCCTGCTACTCCCGGTTCAGGCGAGTGTCGCCGCACCTCAACCCCGGCCGGCTCCCGAAACCGCGGCCGCCGGTGTTTACACGGTGCCCGGCACCGACAGCCGCATCCGCACCGACATCAATGCCTCCGGCGCCAATGTCCTCGGGGCGAAAGACGGTGTGGCGACAGTGGAAGCCACACCCGCACAGGCCGAGGAACTGCGCTCGAACGGGCTCGACCTGCAGACCCAGGCAGCGCCGCGGGACTTCCCGCCGGGCGACGAGGCTTACCACAACTACGACGAGATGGTCGCCGAGCTCGACAAGATCACGGCCGACCACCCGGAGCTTGCCGCGAAGTCCAGCCTCGGGAAGAGCTTCGAGGGCCGGGACATCCCGTTGCTCAAGATCAGCGACAACGTGGCGCAGGACGAGGACGAACCTGAAGTCCTGTTCGACTGCAACCAGCACGCGCGGGAGCACCTGACCACCGAGATGTGCCTACAGATCGCGAACCGGCTCACCGACGAGTACGCCGACCCCGCGGTGAAGGAGAGCGTGGACAACCGCGAGGTGTGGATCGTCCCGTCGGTCAACGTAGACGGCTCGACCTACGACGTCGAGTCCGGTGAGTACCAAGGCTGGCGCAAGAACCGGCAGGACACGGGCACCGACCTCAACCGCAACTGGGGTTACCTGTGGGGCTGCTGCGGCGGCGCCAGCGACGACCCGCAGGACGAGACCTACCGCGGCCCGGAGGCGTTCTCCGCGCCCGAGACCAAGGCACTGGCCGACTTCATCGACTCCCGCGTCATCGGGGGCGCCCAGCAGATCAAGTCGGCGATCGATTTCCACACGTTCTCGGAACTCGTGCTGTGGCCCTTCGGACACACCCAGGACGACGTGTCCGAAGGCATGACCCAGCAGGAGTACGACCGTTTCGAAAAGGTCGGCACCGAGATGGCGAACTCCAACGGTTACACGCCGCAGCAGTCCAGCGACCTGTACACCACCGACGGCGACAGCCTCGACTGGATGTGGGGCAAGCACAAGATCCTCGCCTTCACCCTGGAGATGTACCCGTCCAGCGGCGGAATCGACGGGTTCTACCCGCCGGGTGACGTGATCGAGCGGGAGACCGCTCGCAACAACGCCGCAGTGGACATCGTGCTGCGCGAAGCCGGCGCCTGA
- the hisD gene encoding histidinol dehydrogenase, with protein MLSRTDLRGRVPSTAELRATLPRAETDVEHVLHQVRPVIEAVRERGADAVLEYTEKFDAVRPERVRVPAVELAGALERLDPTVRAALQESIDRARRVHGEQRRTDVTTQVVPGGTVTERWVPVARVGLYAPGGLAVYPSSVVMNVVPAQAAGVESLVVCSPPQAEFGGLPHPTILAAAALLEVDEVWAVGGAQAVALLAYGGEDTDGSPLLPVDLVTGPGNVYVTAAKRHLRSVIGIDAEAGPTEIAVLADETADPVHVAADLISQAEHDALAASVLVTTSPELADAVDAELSRQVPLTKHTERIRTALTGEQSGCVLVGTVADGLTVVDAYAAEHLEIQTADADSVAARVRNAGAIFVGPHAPVSLGDYCAGSNHVLPTGGCARHSSGLSVQSFLRGIHVISYDEQALRDVAGKVVALADAEDLPAHGQAVTARFPSGLDR; from the coding sequence ATGCTCTCCCGTACCGACCTGCGCGGTCGTGTTCCGTCCACCGCCGAGCTGCGCGCCACGCTGCCGCGCGCCGAGACGGACGTGGAGCACGTGCTGCATCAGGTGCGGCCGGTGATCGAGGCCGTTCGCGAGCGCGGTGCGGACGCGGTTCTCGAGTACACCGAGAAGTTCGACGCGGTGCGGCCCGAGCGGGTTCGAGTGCCCGCCGTGGAGCTAGCGGGGGCCTTGGAACGGCTCGATCCGACGGTGCGGGCGGCGTTGCAGGAGTCGATCGACCGTGCGCGCCGCGTGCACGGGGAACAGCGGCGGACCGACGTCACCACGCAGGTCGTGCCCGGCGGCACGGTCACGGAACGCTGGGTGCCGGTCGCCCGCGTGGGGTTGTACGCGCCTGGTGGGCTCGCCGTGTACCCGTCGAGCGTGGTGATGAACGTGGTGCCCGCGCAGGCCGCCGGGGTGGAGTCCTTGGTGGTGTGCTCGCCGCCGCAGGCGGAGTTCGGTGGTCTGCCGCACCCGACGATCCTCGCGGCGGCCGCGCTGCTGGAGGTCGACGAGGTGTGGGCGGTGGGTGGCGCCCAAGCGGTGGCGCTGCTCGCCTACGGCGGCGAGGACACCGACGGTTCTCCGCTGCTGCCCGTGGACCTGGTGACCGGGCCGGGCAACGTCTACGTCACGGCCGCGAAGCGACACCTGCGCAGCGTCATCGGCATCGATGCGGAGGCGGGGCCGACGGAGATCGCGGTGCTCGCCGACGAGACGGCGGACCCGGTGCATGTGGCCGCTGACCTGATCAGCCAGGCCGAACACGACGCGCTGGCGGCGAGCGTGCTGGTGACGACGTCGCCGGAGCTGGCCGACGCGGTGGACGCCGAATTGTCCCGGCAGGTTCCGTTGACCAAGCACACCGAGCGGATCCGTACCGCGCTCACCGGTGAGCAGTCCGGCTGTGTGCTGGTCGGCACGGTTGCCGACGGCCTCACCGTCGTGGACGCCTACGCCGCGGAGCACTTGGAGATCCAGACCGCCGACGCCGATTCGGTTGCCGCGCGAGTGCGCAACGCGGGTGCGATCTTCGTCGGCCCGCACGCACCGGTCTCGCTCGGTGACTACTGCGCAGGCTCGAACCACGTGCTGCCCACGGGCGGCTGCGCGCGGCACTCCTCAGGTCTGAGCGTGCAGAGTTTCCTGCGCGGCATCCACGTCATCTCCTACGACGAGCAGGCGTTGCGGGACGTCGCGGGCAAGGTCGTCGCGCTGGCCGATGCCGAGGACCTTCCGGCGCACGGGCAGGCCGTCACGGCCCGCTTCCCGTCCGGACTCGACCGCTGA
- a CDS encoding histidinol-phosphate transaminase: MNDVLGAEVALTDLPLREDLRGRSPYGAPQLDVPVRLNTNENPYPPPPELVAEVTESARSVAESLHRYPDRDAVALREDLAAYLSGATGVTVSHRNVWAANGSNEVLQQVLQAFGGPGRSALGFEPSYSMHPILSAGTRTDWSPAPRRADFSLDGPQAAAIVAERRPDVVFVTSPNNPTGQAVSQQDLRAVLDVAPGIVVVDEAYIEFCDEPSAIGLIDEYPAKLIVSRTMSKAFAFAGGRLGYLAAAPAMIDALLLVRLPYHLSALTQAAARAALRHAKATLGSVQALVDERNRVVEALRGMGFSPVHSDANFVLFGLFEDAHAAWQRYLDAGVLIRDVGIAGHLRVTIGTPEENDAFLAAGKALVDAASEESTR; this comes from the coding sequence ATGAATGACGTGCTCGGCGCCGAGGTGGCGCTGACAGATCTTCCGCTGCGCGAGGACCTGCGCGGCCGCAGCCCGTACGGCGCTCCGCAGCTGGACGTGCCGGTGCGGTTGAACACCAACGAGAACCCGTACCCGCCGCCACCGGAGCTGGTGGCCGAGGTGACCGAGTCGGCGCGGTCGGTCGCGGAGTCCCTGCACCGTTACCCGGACCGGGACGCGGTGGCGTTGCGGGAGGACCTGGCCGCCTACTTGAGCGGCGCGACCGGGGTCACCGTCTCGCACCGCAACGTGTGGGCCGCGAACGGTTCGAACGAGGTGCTGCAGCAGGTGCTGCAGGCATTCGGCGGGCCGGGGCGCAGCGCGCTGGGCTTCGAACCGTCGTACTCGATGCACCCGATCTTGTCGGCGGGAACCCGGACGGACTGGTCGCCCGCTCCGCGACGTGCGGACTTCAGCCTGGACGGTCCGCAGGCGGCGGCGATCGTCGCTGAGCGGCGCCCGGACGTGGTGTTCGTGACGAGTCCGAACAACCCGACGGGGCAAGCGGTCTCGCAGCAGGATCTGCGTGCGGTGCTCGACGTGGCCCCGGGGATCGTGGTGGTCGACGAGGCCTACATCGAGTTCTGCGACGAGCCGAGTGCGATCGGCCTGATCGACGAGTACCCGGCGAAGCTCATCGTCAGCCGCACCATGAGCAAGGCCTTCGCCTTCGCCGGTGGCAGGCTCGGTTATCTCGCGGCGGCGCCCGCGATGATCGACGCGCTGCTCCTGGTGCGCTTGCCGTACCACCTGTCGGCGCTGACGCAGGCCGCGGCGCGGGCCGCGCTGCGGCACGCGAAGGCGACGCTCGGTTCTGTGCAGGCGCTCGTGGACGAGCGGAACCGGGTCGTGGAGGCGTTGCGCGGCATGGGGTTCTCCCCGGTGCACAGCGACGCCAACTTCGTGCTGTTCGGGTTGTTCGAGGACGCGCACGCCGCGTGGCAGCGCTACCTGGACGCGGGGGTGCTGATCCGCGATGTCGGCATCGCCGGGCATCTGCGGGTCACCATCGGTACCCCTGAGGAGAACGACGCGTTCCTGGCAGCCGGTAAGGCGCTGGTGGACGCGGCTAGTGAGGAGAGCACGCGATGA
- the hisB gene encoding imidazoleglycerol-phosphate dehydratase HisB: MTATESAFAPGTRTGRVERSTQESSVLVDLDLDGTGKVDVDTTVPFYDHMLTALGTHAAFDLNVKASGDIDVDAHHTVEDTAIVLGQALRKALGDKKGIRRFGDAWIPMDETLAHAAVDVSGRSYCVLTGEPEQYNSFTIGGNYPFVLNRHVFESLAFHSQINLHVRVIHGRDPHHIAEAQFKAIARALRAAVEPDPRFAGVVPSTKGAL; this comes from the coding sequence ATGACAGCGACCGAGTCGGCGTTCGCGCCGGGCACCCGGACCGGGCGGGTGGAACGCAGCACGCAGGAATCCTCCGTGCTGGTCGACCTCGACCTCGACGGCACTGGAAAGGTCGACGTCGACACCACGGTTCCGTTCTACGACCACATGCTCACCGCGCTGGGCACGCATGCCGCGTTCGACCTGAACGTCAAGGCGTCCGGTGACATCGACGTCGATGCCCACCACACGGTGGAGGACACGGCGATCGTGCTGGGTCAGGCGCTGCGGAAGGCGCTGGGGGACAAGAAGGGCATCCGCCGTTTCGGCGACGCGTGGATCCCGATGGACGAGACCTTGGCGCACGCCGCGGTCGACGTCTCGGGGCGTTCCTACTGCGTGCTCACCGGGGAACCGGAGCAGTACAACTCGTTCACCATCGGCGGGAACTACCCGTTCGTCCTGAACCGGCACGTGTTCGAGTCGCTGGCGTTCCACTCGCAGATCAACTTGCACGTGCGTGTGATCCACGGCAGGGACCCGCACCACATCGCCGAGGCCCAGTTCAAGGCCATCGCACGGGCGTTGCGTGCCGCGGTGGAACCGGATCCGCGGTTCGCGGGCGTGGTGCCGTCGACCAAGGGCGCGCTGTAG
- a CDS encoding PHB depolymerase family esterase, translating to MHRAVLSLLVTLGAVAATGAPAHAAAPDREVPRHGCDASPAVEPGTTAGQEITSGGRTREYLVHVPENYDPERSTPVVLSFHGHGRTAEYQEQLSRFSELDAIAVYPQGLVGTDGDTAWEGAPYSADADDVQFTDDLLDQVENDFCVEPERIYAAGKSNGGGFTEVLACRLGDRIAAFAPVAGAYYPQSGECAPSEPVPMISFHGTADDTIPYNGNPDKGLPAIPDWLDEWAGHDGCDTDPVTEHPQPQVTRQHWTDCEDRGGLVHYRIDDLGHDWPSRSSNPDSDEPTVIEATPLIWEFFQDHPLNA from the coding sequence ATGCACAGAGCAGTGCTGAGTCTGCTGGTCACCCTCGGCGCGGTAGCCGCCACCGGCGCGCCCGCGCACGCCGCCGCACCGGACCGGGAGGTGCCGCGCCACGGCTGCGACGCCTCCCCCGCCGTCGAACCCGGCACCACCGCGGGCCAAGAGATCACCTCCGGTGGCCGGACACGCGAATACCTCGTGCACGTACCGGAGAACTACGACCCCGAACGGTCGACGCCCGTCGTGCTGTCGTTCCACGGACACGGCCGCACCGCCGAATACCAAGAGCAGCTGTCCCGGTTCTCCGAACTGGACGCCATCGCCGTCTACCCGCAAGGCCTCGTCGGAACCGACGGCGACACGGCGTGGGAAGGCGCGCCGTACTCCGCCGACGCCGACGACGTCCAATTCACCGACGACCTGCTCGACCAGGTGGAGAACGACTTCTGCGTGGAACCGGAACGCATCTACGCGGCCGGGAAGTCCAACGGTGGCGGCTTCACCGAAGTGCTCGCCTGCCGCCTCGGCGATCGCATCGCCGCGTTCGCGCCGGTCGCCGGCGCCTACTACCCGCAAAGCGGCGAATGCGCCCCGTCCGAACCGGTACCGATGATCTCCTTCCACGGCACCGCCGACGACACCATCCCGTACAACGGCAACCCGGACAAAGGGCTGCCCGCGATCCCGGACTGGCTCGACGAATGGGCCGGGCACGACGGCTGCGACACCGACCCGGTCACCGAGCACCCGCAGCCGCAAGTGACGCGGCAACACTGGACGGACTGCGAAGACCGGGGCGGGCTCGTGCACTACCGGATCGACGACCTCGGCCACGACTGGCCGAGCCGATCGTCCAACCCGGACTCCGACGAACCCACCGTGATCGAAGCGACTCCGCTGATCTGGGAGTTCTTCCAAGACCACCCGTTGAACGCCTGA
- a CDS encoding cation:dicarboxylate symporter family transporter has protein sequence MPSKDAAPETAGAPPKKRDRTHFLYIFVIVAVLAGIAVGFAFPDFATALKPLGTGFINLIKMMISPVIFCTIVLGVGGVRQAAQVGKVGGLALGYFMVMSLVALVVGLLVGNLLHPGEGLQLTEELRNSGTDQAPGESEGLSGFLIGIIPNTLVSALTEGEVLQTLLVALLAGFALQALGDKGTPILRGIEHIQRLVFKILAMVMWAAPIGAFGAIAAVVGATGVDALKGLGIIMFGFYTTCLLFVFLVLGPLLWAFARVNVFKLLGYLGREFLLIVSTSSSEAALPRLIAKMEHLGVSKPVVGITVPTGYSFNLDGTAIYLTMASLFIASAMGQPLSVGEQISLLVFMIIASKGAAGVSGAGLATLAGGLQSHRPELVDGVGLIVGIDRFMSEARAVTNFAGNAIATVIIGSWTKEIDREQMQRVFAKEDPFNEQSFLDEEDASTVEPADKETAAAAKQ, from the coding sequence GTGCCAAGCAAAGACGCTGCACCCGAGACCGCCGGTGCACCGCCGAAGAAGCGGGACCGCACCCACTTCCTCTACATCTTCGTCATCGTGGCGGTCCTGGCCGGCATCGCGGTCGGATTCGCCTTCCCCGACTTCGCCACCGCACTGAAACCACTGGGCACCGGGTTCATCAACCTCATCAAGATGATGATCTCACCGGTCATCTTCTGCACCATCGTGCTCGGAGTCGGCGGCGTGCGGCAGGCCGCGCAGGTCGGCAAGGTCGGCGGTCTCGCGCTCGGCTACTTCATGGTGATGTCCCTGGTGGCGCTCGTCGTGGGCCTGCTTGTCGGCAACCTCCTGCACCCGGGTGAAGGCCTGCAGCTGACCGAGGAACTGCGCAACAGCGGAACCGACCAGGCCCCCGGCGAATCCGAAGGGCTCAGCGGGTTCCTGATCGGGATCATCCCGAACACCCTGGTCTCCGCCCTCACCGAAGGCGAAGTGCTGCAAACGCTGCTGGTGGCGCTGCTGGCCGGATTCGCCCTGCAAGCGCTCGGCGACAAGGGCACCCCGATCCTGCGCGGCATCGAGCACATCCAACGGCTCGTGTTCAAGATCCTGGCGATGGTGATGTGGGCGGCCCCGATCGGCGCTTTCGGCGCCATCGCGGCCGTCGTCGGCGCGACCGGCGTGGACGCCCTCAAGGGCCTCGGCATCATCATGTTCGGCTTCTACACCACCTGCCTGCTGTTCGTGTTCCTCGTGCTCGGGCCGCTGCTGTGGGCCTTCGCGCGGGTCAACGTGTTCAAGCTGCTCGGCTACCTCGGCCGGGAATTCCTGCTGATCGTGTCCACCTCCTCGTCGGAAGCGGCACTGCCGCGGCTGATCGCGAAGATGGAGCACCTCGGCGTGAGCAAGCCGGTCGTGGGCATCACGGTGCCGACCGGATACTCGTTCAACCTCGACGGGACCGCGATCTACCTGACCATGGCGTCGCTGTTCATCGCCTCGGCGATGGGGCAGCCGCTGTCGGTCGGCGAGCAGATCTCACTGCTGGTCTTCATGATCATCGCGTCGAAGGGCGCGGCGGGCGTGAGCGGCGCAGGCTTGGCGACGCTGGCCGGTGGCCTGCAATCGCACCGCCCGGAACTGGTGGACGGCGTCGGCCTCATCGTCGGCATCGACCGCTTCATGTCCGAAGCCCGCGCGGTGACCAACTTCGCGGGTAACGCGATCGCCACCGTGATCATCGGCTCCTGGACCAAGGAGATCGACCGCGAGCAGATGCAGCGCGTGTTCGCCAAGGAAGACCCGTTCAACGAGCAGAGCTTCCTCGACGAGGAGGACGCTTCGACGGTCGAACCGGCCGACAAGGAAACCGCCGCGGCCGCCAAGCAGTAG